TTTATGTACAGTCATGTGTGCAGTTGACTGACACATTTATTACTGTGTagaagttgcgacgtgattttcactttgcAACGtagacacgtgaaaatcacgtcgctaaagGCATTATACCAATTCGTTGGAACTCCTCTTCCCAGAACCCCCTTTctcctctttctttctttcttttcctcttctcCTCTTCTCCTTCTTCCCCCAAACCCTCTTCCTATCCTCCATAATCAACCATCCTCCCTCCTCAATCCACCATTTTCATTCTCAAATTCATCATCACAACCCCCCATTTCCAGGTAAACATTCAAACCTCACTTGTTCttgtcaattttttattttattttttgtaaaaatctaattttaatatatatttgtagGTGAAGCATTGTTGATTTTGATTCAAGGATAAGGAGGAGCTCACTCAATATTGTTCAACTTCATTgaggtattttttttttcaattttatttatataatttttgagatttttttatgtgattattgatatatatatgttatagattaatttgtgagatttttttatgagatttttgtagtatgtatatataatttttagaatgttaatttgatatataatttttagaatgttaattattagaatgttataataattagaatgcatattatttatagtatgtatatatatagattaatttatagaatgtatattatttatagtatgtatatatatagattaatttatagaatgtatattatttatAGAATGTTAATTTTTATGTGATTATATAATATGTATAGTATGTATAATATGTATAATTATAGATTATGTATAGTAtgtataatttttagaatgttatAGTTATAGATTATATAATATGTATAGATTATGTATAATTTATAGtatgttataatttttagaatgtataatatgtataatttttaattttttagaatgTAATATTATGTAGAGTAtgtataatttttagaatgttataattatagattttataaaaacgaaaatattatatataatatgtattattgttagaatgtatatattgttagaatgttagaatgtatataatattgttagaatattgttagaatgtatatattgGTAGAATGTATATATTGTTTATCTACTTCTATTGTAGaaaattatttacttatagttgatataagtaaatgtttaattattgttactaaaaagagaatgattggatatatgtgcagtatggaatattatttgtattatcgtagttggatgtacgatagagtggaaccaggaagacgtgcacttaaacccaattttatagaaggagttaacgggtttatcacgtgggcgtttgctcaagaatgttgtcgaagcgaaggaggagttaggtgtccctgtcttaaatgtgaatgtagacctataattagtgacccagatgaagtggtcaggcatttgtatagaaggggtttcatggaaaattattgggtctgGACGTAtaatggtgaaaaattgccgagtaacgtaccagacactagcagtacgcatgcttcaagtagtcgtccgtcaatggaatatgaggaaagaccgcctattgaatatgaggaaaactttaatcagatcggtgacatggttgaggatgattttggtgtgaatgtgacctatgatcaacctgaagattgtGATGGGGAAGAGATGCCGAACGAAGAAGCGCGGagattttatcaattgttgaatgagatgaatacgccgttgtttgacggttcgtctgactccaagttatcaatgtgtgtgagattattggccgccaagtcaaattggaatgttcctgatcagtgtttggaattctttgtaaaaatgatgttggactcaactgaaatgaaagacaacttacctacaacattttatgaagcaaagaagttggtgtcgaagttgggcttaagagtaagaaagattgattgttgcattaatggttgcatgttgttttatgacaatgagtttggtactcaagatggattgttggaggaatgcaaattttgtatgagtccaagatataaagttcgcagtagagccattaacactaatcaagaccgtgtagcagaaAAGTCCAtattttatcttccgataattccaaggttaaaaagaatgtttgcttcaatgcacagtgcaagtcagatgacatggcatcatacaaacaaaacaagtctAGACACTATGCGGCATctatctgatggcgaggcatggaatgATGGCGAGACACTATGTTgttgaaaatgtatttttataatttcacttaatgaactatgtattgaatgtgttaatgacAACCAGTTGTtgagattatatttttataattttacttagtGAACCATTtgctgaatatatttatattaattgtgtaatctctataaataggtaaaatgccacccCGACTTGATAAAGGTAAGGGTGTAGCTGATGATAGTGGTAAGAAGAAGCACCAACGCCCACGATTAGTAGTATGTCAGTCACCTCAGTTGGCCACGTGTCCTCCCCCGCAGAGTCAGGTTAATCGTATGTCCATGGCCAGTACTCAGGGTTTTCTGCCACTACTCTCCTCTTAGTATCCATATGACAGTCCGTCTTTTATTACCCCACCACCACCTGGTtacccatccttccagcagacacagatgcccccatccttccaacagacacagatgcccccatccttccaggagacacagatgcccccatccttccagcagacacatgtgcccccatccttccagcagacacatgtgcccccatccttccGGCAGACcggaggatctagttttccacctcccacacagactggtccctcatctttccagcagactggaggatctagttttccacctcccacacagactGGTCCCACCCCACATCCCCCACATGTGCCCCCACAGGATGATGATCAGGTGGAGGATGAGACTGCGGAGGATGAGACTGCGGATGATCAGTTGGATGGGAGTGATCTTCGAGGGGATGATGATCCGAGTcagattcatatcattgacgggagattttttattaggcccgaaggaagctcgtaagtttcttatttatcaatttttaggTCAACTTATGTCCCCAGTAGAGTAAAGTACCATCCTTAAATATCGACTTATGATTCCTTtatttcttattgatgaggtTTGTCGTGTTTATCGCAAGGCATGCTTAGATACATTTAGAGAGCATGTTATTCATTCAAGGAGCTTTCAAGATTCAAATACTGACATGACTTTATTAAGAATGTCCTATTTGATATATTTAGATGTGTATAAGTATCTGTGAAGAAAGCGGCGCCTGTGAATTTCTTAACTTGCTCACAAGAGGGGGGTCGACTCTTAGGCCAAAAAATGTTCTGGTGTATGGGTGGGTAGGATGGAAATGTGCACGTGTAGACTTGATCGGAGTTTTCCCACTGGTGGGATTGAGGACTGAAGGTTTTATTGTGAGAcaaacaattttcaaagctgCTTCATGTAAAGTGGCCAAATATGAGAAAGCGTGTTCCCGATAATCAATACTCTCTCCGTCTCAAAATAGGTGTCCTCTTTGAGATTTTCACATTTTTcaagaaaatgattaattatgttgatttcaaaGATAAAATGAGTCTCGTTTACTAAAATAATcttattaataatagatagtggagtacttaaatgaattaaaatacaataaataagagtAAGTTTatggaaagaaataataaatatcacattggtattctaaatagacaaataatttgagacaaataaaaataggaaaaaaaacaCCTATTGTAAGACGGAATGAGTATatttttatactatttgtctttaatACTTTTGATTTTCTAGCACAACAACAACAAGCGGTGAATCTTTTATAGAGTGAAAAAATTTATGCATAAAATTTTGTGTCACATATCACAATAAATATAATTAAGAAGATTGATTTTAGAATGAAACAGAGACTTGAAGTTATTCTAATACCACCGTACAACATGAATTATGAATGAGATGAGCATGCATTTAAGCTTACTTTATCTCGTAGAATCATTTCCTATATATACATAACACGGCAGCCACTTATAGTAGGCTTGTTCGAAGAGGATAGAAAAATAGTTGCAACCTAAATAAATAACTTAGTGCAATTAACATAACTAACTTAATAGAAAAGTATATCGGCTAGAAAAAAACATAATTGCTAGCATGCATAGATTAGTTTTcaataaaatccaaaaacaaaaaaaacacatttgTAATTAAAAATGTTGCTTGTTTTTTCATGTGGTCAAAATTTGTCATTATATAATACTTACTCACatgtattcaataaaaataacttttttagattagtttttaaaaatgtttcaattatttatattatgtcatttaattatatattttatctaAATCACTTGTTGAGTAAAACATTAAAATACAACCAAAAAAAATTGGAGTGAAATAAAATGTAAATTTTCTTTTagaaatataatatttgaaaaaacTAATGTAAATATCTTTTTGTGAGCAAGGATTGGGTTTGTCATCCATCCACCGTTTTCACATTGCTTCTATCCATCTCTTTAAAAATGGACCCCACTTTTGGAAAATCATGGTTCTTGGAACTCATCTTATTTTTTCCTCATTCATACCCCCTAGCCCCCTTGGCCTAATCTCTTCCCACATAACGACAAATTTCCTTCAACCATAAAACCCCTTCCTTTCTCCCAATCCCAAAAATTTCaatcctctctctctcttctttctctctcttcaccaAACCCCTCAACAAAACATGGCAACCCCACAGTCCAATCTTCCCCCAGGTTTTAGGTTCCACCCTACTGATGCTGAACTCATTCTTCACTACCTTAGAAAAAAAATTGCTTCCATTCCTTTACCTGTTTCCATCATTGCTGAAGTTGATATTTACAAATTAGATCCATGGGAATTGCCAGGTTTCTAAAATTCTACTATTACACATCTTTCTCCActttattttttatctattaGTCTAGACGAGTTTGAATCGGCACTCTTATATCTGATATTTTTGCACAATTATTAACTGAGCTGGTTTAACGAAACTTTTTCgactttataatatttaataatgtgTGATGTGgaatgttaattaattttttgttgttgttattttcagCTAAGGCTTTGTTTGGTGAGAAAGAATGGTACTTTTTTAGTCCTAGAGATAGAAAGTACCCAAATGGTGCAAGGCCAAACAGGGCAGCTGCTTCAGGGTATTGGAAAGCCACTGGAACTGATAAGACAATAGTTGCATCATTGCCATGTGGAGGAAGATCACAAGAGAATATTATTGGTGTCAAAAAGGCACTTGTTTTTTACAAAGGAAAACCTCCAAAGGGCATTAAAACTAATTGGATCATGCATGAATATCGCCTTGTTGATAATAATAAACCAATTAAGCTCAAAGATTCCTCCATGAGGGTAAGCGTCTCTAAATTGTGGCCGCGTTAATAGTAATTCGCATAATCACATGCACGATTGATCGcagttaaacaaaaacatcagaTGTCATATAATGTCTCGGTTTGACTACAATGACATTTGATGTTTCTGTATCACTGTATTTGTggatgttttttaaaaaatatattttggattaatGATGTTGTTGGTATTATTGTTTTTCCAGTTGGATGATTGGGTATTATGTCGAATTTACAAGAAATCAAAATGCGCGCTATCACCAACCGAATCAGAAACAATGATAGGCGAAGTTGAACACCCGGAGGAGGCGCAATTCAAAGAAACTCTTTTTCCCATCACAAAAAACACACCATCTCCTCATCAAAACACACTCATGTCACAAAAATCAGTCTCTTTCTCAAACCTATTAGATGCTATGGACTACTCTATGCTAAGCAGTTTCTTATCTGAAAACCATTCAAATCCATCAGAAATTGGATCAAGTTCAAATTTCAACACTGAAAACTTTAACCAACAACAACAATCTTCCCAAAACAACAATTACATGTCACAAAACAAGAATCCTTTAAAGCACCATCTTTCAAACATAGATGAGGACAACATGTCATTGTACCCATCAAAGAAATACTTGAGttcctcttgcaatttctctaacATCAATACACAATATGAAAGCTACCTCATGAAGCAATCTTTGATGAATCAACAATTGGTTTTAGGTCCTCATCATCAATATCAAGGATAATAATCCAAAATACCACAAAAAAAATAAGTGgtaccaaaaaaaataattagaaaattcAAATAGTTAAGTAAAATTTCTAGAAGTTGGCCCACAAAAAAACACCAATGGGGTCATTAAGTATAAGAATTACTAATTTTCTAGTACTAGTACACAAAAtagtgtgttttattttttttgtgttgATTTTTAGTTTGTGCTAGGAATTGAAGGATGGATTAGGACTTGTTTGGTAGGGGAGTCAAAAGAAAGATTCTGCAATTGAAGACTCAATAAATtgtgaaaagaaaatattaaagtttTATGACCAATTAGAAATAGTCGTGTACAAAATGTTGATTTGTTCATGTATTGGGTTTGGCAATTTAGCTTTATAAAATATACTCTGTAGATAAGTATTGTACTCATTGTGATTGTATTTTTGCCACTTTATTCCTTATAAAACAACATTTATTCACATACTTTGAACCATTACATACGTACATTATTGAAGCAATATGAATTgaacaagtaaataaataaatcattttctttgacagatttaaataaatattcaattaaaaatataaagtttACCTTCTGTCACAAAATATAAACATGCATAAACAATACCAAAAGAGCAAGAAATTATAGGCGTGGTTCTTtacagaaattaaaatattatatgcaTTGCAACTTAATTggtttctataaaaaaattccCTTTCACGCCAGCTTCGTAACATTTCTTAACTATTTTATTATCTTATCTTCCAAAAATGCCAAGTCCAACTTATTTGTATTACATTAGACTTTAGAGTGTGTAATAGCCAAGTCGAACATTGCTGCATTCACATTTTGTAATTACAAGAAATGAGAGTAACCTTTTTTTTAAAGCAAAAATGCAAGCACTTGCTGTGTGAAAAAGTTATGATTACTCTTCCATAAtttgagtattttttttaataaataatataatgtgATATATTATATGACACTACTGAAAAACAACTAAAAATTATTCTAGTAAGTGGTGTTAGCCATATATCAACTTTcactataatattttatttaaaattatattttgatctaaattattaatattaatattttttaatagttttttaaatCTTTCTCtatcaataaatatttaatttttttctaccaGATTTACTCTTCTTACTATAAAgtctatattttttatatattcgaACCACTTAAATCTATTCTTTATTATCTTGTCTACTTTAAGCGTTATCTCAATACACtctctttaatatttttatttataattttattatgtcTAGTTTTACCACACATTTCACACAACATTCTTATTTCATTCTTATTTCTGatacatttattttattcttgtgttAATTTCTAATCGCTCAACATTTTATCATGTAAAACATCGTAAGTCTTATTATTGCAGTCCAATTAAATTTTTCCTTCAACTTAAGATGTACTTTTGTGTCTCATTAAACTCTTGAAGTTATCCTCCATTTCACctacccaacttgaattcaatgATTTACATTCCCTTCTATTTCTCCATCGCTTTTGTATTATAGACCCAAGATATTAAACCACGTGATTTATAGGATAATATGGTCCACAATTTTCACCTCAAAATTAGAAATACTTCTCTTTTATTGAACTTAGATTTCATATATACAAAAAGTTTCTAAACCTCACCTCTAAATTTCTAATCTTTCATTTAAATTTTCATCCGACTCTTAAAATAAGAGTACATTGATGATAAATGTTAGATCTTAGATGCGTTTTGGAAATACATCCAAAATTAAAGAATAAAGATTAGAGCTCAAGATTTAACTTTACTACAAACcgattgtaaaaaaaaaagtcgGTTATCTTACCATTCTATAACTTCTCTATATTCTTCATGATTGTATGCCACATGTAAtattcaccatttattttaaaatttaatggttcagattcactATCGCATTTTCATATAACTTACTcattctcaatatatatatatatatatatatatatatatatatatatatatatatatatatatatatatatatatatatatatatatatatatatatatatatatatatatatatatatatatatatatatatatatatatatatttgtcttTGTTAGTTGAGTTCGGTTTATATTTATGCATAAACATTAACTATAAGAATATATTTGATTATTGAAATGTAAGTTTGAATTTACCaaattctatttaattatttttaagtaGTAAAACTTTAATAATTAGTTAATATTATAAACTGcaaagaaaaattaatttaataactttaattaaaaagAGAAACTTTTTGCAGATACCTTTATGAGTTTATTAATCAACATCATAAACTCATGGAAGTTTCAATGAGATTATTTTTAACAAGCTCGTTTAATGTATGTCTAGATATAGtggaataattattatatcatagAAAGTAATATTTAATTAACTAGCATGTACGAtgagaaaaatatttaatttaatctagCTAGGATAACATCATCCATTTCGAGTGGATTCGCAAttactaattatttatttgtgtATTATTTTAGCATCATTATAATGTTCCATGAGGGTAATCCTTATCTATATAACTACTTCTCACGTGCTCTTGATTAATAATTAGTTATTATATGATCGAGtggattttgactcttttaaaACATTGATCGAATAAAGACTAAGAAGAATACAATGTGATTGCTTACTATGGTCACCAAAAACTGCAATTATTAATTTATAGAGCAAATGCAAGGAAGAAAACAATAAACAAACGACGAAAAAGTTAGCACAAAAAACTAAAAAACGATAAGAGGTCTTTCTAcaattcacacacacacacaaaatagTTGCAAACGTAAGCTAACAAACGTGTATGACTCAACAATCATGTATGAGAAGACCGGAGGATAAGGTAGTTAAAGTGTCCTATGTATGGGATGGGAGTTTCAAGTGGAGGGTGGTTTATAAACTATTGTATCAAGTTATGCTCCAATAAAATTATTTGAGCGGAGATGGGCTTTATGTCCAATTATGCATGCATACTTCCTAATTCTATTTACActcttttatttttagatttagatttttatttcttctttttattagtttttacttaattaagtttaatttatttatttagaaatttatttttgtttgctTAGTCAATTTAGCTTTTTTTTTCACCTACTTTAGTTTTTAGTCAACCTTTTAATTAGTAATTGGGTTATTTAATTTAggttataaaaatacaaaaattatttaaaaaaatgtcttttattattattattattattattataattaagaaaaatacaaaaatatttttattccctTTTATCTAATTTTAGTAATTTGATATATTAGATAATTTCTCATTTAGGCAAAATTCATTAACAaacatcaaaaatccaaaaaaaagctCTAATTCGATTCAATTTATTAAGGGAAAAGTATTCAGATACCTCCACCATTATGGTGGACCATTTGATGTACTCTTCTAACAAAAGTATTCAGATACCCCCACCTTATGAGGGATCATCTGATGTACTCTCCTAACAAAACACCAACCAATTCATTTTCTTATGCTTTTTGGCTTTACCTTTTCAGGTAAGAACATGTTAATTCTTTTCTACGACAATTGcatgagtctccaaaggtcgagcagcagtaGAATGCGAAATTAGCATCattcattaaaaaatacaaacaaaccaaaacttttgagccgaactacggcgctctgattcctcaaaagggATACATAGGCATTAGGTTGCAGGGCCTAAACGAGCGCAACTTTGTAAAGTCTTCcttattttccctttttttttcatACATCCCTTTTAGCATTAGGCTTTAGACCTATAGtttacacccttagattagaacaaATTTAAGTggatcctatagagtactatagacgtgaggggtgctaataccttcccctcacgttaCCGACTTCCTTACCCTCTCTCTTGGTTATGATGACCATGTTCTTTCCCACTCTTAGGTTTATTTAGTGTTTCATTTCCCTCTCTTGGGATAAATAACATTGATGGCGACTCTTCTTTTGCCTATCCATTCGCGCCAACGAATGAAAATTCGAGACGCGACAAGTAGGACTAAACACATTgacatcaaacatcatttcattagagaCCTTGTTGAAACCAAAGTCATCACTCTCGAGCATGTTGATAACACTGAAACACACTATGTATTTGACTCGAATTGCACATATTTCTTCTAGtttttagtattattttcttGTGTTATGCTTGTTGTTATCTTACTTTCAGGTGCCATGATCATTTGGACCTCTCCTTGAAGAAACGAAGCTAAAAGGCCAAGAAATCAAGTTTTTCCATGAAATTGTACTCATGGCATTCAGCTTGGCGTCCGCTTTAGGAGACGCCATGACGTGTCTGCCTTCACTCAGGGCACAACTGCCACGTTCCCACGATCTTCCCAATTTTCAAAGGTGGCGGGCGCCGAGCAGGGGTGGCAGCCGCTGTCTTCACAAAATGCAATCCCGACCAAAAGGAGTTGGAGGGCACTCCTGTAAAATCCTGCCTTGAGATTTAACTATAAATAGGAGTGCTCGTGTTCATTTGCTTCATCCAACTTAGTTCAAAACACTAAGCATATACTTACCATCTGTAAAAGAAATAATTCGTCACATTGAGGGATTGTTGCATATTTAGTTGTTGATTAGGTTGGAGCACTTTTAATCTTGCCGCTATTTTCATTCCAGTCGAATTTACTTTTAGTTGTACAAGATTCAAGTCTCCATTTGGAGCAGGTTTTTATATTTAAGTTTGTTTTCACATTTTACTTATTATTTGTCTTGGTCTAagctttaatttattttcttactCGCTTTTATTATCAATTTAATATGATGAACTTTAACATGCTTATTTCCATTTTCATGTCTGGCTAAATTTTTATAGGTTAGAATGTAAGGATCATCGTCACCATGATACTCCGCACAATGTATCTGTAGAAATACTTTAGGGGCTTTTTAACTTTTAATACAAGTTTTTTGTACAAAATTGTTTTGTATAAGATCGAAATCCGTCCAATATTCGAAGTTAAACTTGGTTAGTTTTTTACTATTCAAAAAGAGCGAAAGCATTTTGGCTAGTTACTTAGGAATCTTTAACACTTTaagaaaacgattttgaaactattttcgaaTGCGTTTGTGGGTTTGAAATCCGGTTCACTGAGCGAAAGCCTTGAACCACTTTTAAGTTAAATATTCCAAGTTAAAACAAATTTCTACTAAGGCAAGAGATCAATTTCTTAAAGTTAGACTTACTACTTTAACGCAATAAGCACCTTTTATAAGTGATAATGAAAGACATTAATTAGAGAGTAAGTTTGGTTCTTAGTAAGCGAAACCGACCCGTTAAGTTGATCCTTTTTAAGAATAGAAATCATTGCCCCATAAGTAATTCTATTAAGAGACTAGTGGAGTATTATCCGACTGATGTGAATTACATTCGAGTCTGTTCTTTTAACTGAATTTACATACCCTTTTAATGTCTTTCATATTATGCACTCAATTAATTGATTTGTTTCGCCTTAGATAAACACCTTAACAATAGAAATCGATAGATTGACATTTGGTCTCTGTGGGAACGATAATCTTTTGTATTACTCTGACGTGATTCATATACCTGTGATTTACAGCACATCATATGTGAAGACTAAAAAATAGCTTGATGATATATTTACAAAGGCCTTGGATGCAGTTCAGTTTGAACAGTAAAGAATCAAAATGAGAGTATGTGTATGTGAGTGAAGAGTTATAGCAATTACTGGCTGGGCAGCAGTCAAGGACTGAAGAGAAAGAAGGAAGATCAAGTCATTGTCTCCTTCCCAATGAGACTAGTGGTGCTTCAGTGAGTTTTTAAAGACTGATAATTAAACCATATGTCAATAAATGTTCTTCCCCACTTGAAGAATTTCATCCAATCACCATAGACCCATTGTTTAACATTCTTACGAATTTGTTCATGTGTTCAACTTTGGGGGTCAATAAGATTACCTGAGGATCAGAGATAGTAGATGATAGTTTCTCTTTTTCCTCCTACAGCTGAGCTATGATTCTCTTATGCTTTTTCTCCTGTCTTGCACACCTCTTCACTTCTGACACATAGCTCTTTGTGGAAAGAATTCAATTATTCATAAAAGAGATCCTTATCACACAAAACTTTATTAAATTCATGCTTAGCAATTTCATCATCACGTTCTCCCTCAAAATCACCAACAAGCAAGCCCTCCTTTTGTTTCTTGAGGTATGTGGGAAATTATGATGTGATGTGACCAAAACCCTTACATTCATGGCACTGCATGCTTCTAACATAATCTGGCTTCTCCTTTGTTCTTGTTGTTGCCAGATGATATGTTCTTGACCTTTGGTCTGGACTTCCTACCCATACTCTTTAGCACCTGCTTAAATTACCTCCCAATAAGCATAATAGAATTAGTATCTCAGGCAAATTGTTCCTCTTCATCTTCAGTGTTGGATACATTAATTTCGTGAGAGTTATCCTTCCAATAGTCATATAGTACCAGAAAATTATCTCCCTGAAGCTCACCCAAAAATAGAATGGGGTTCCtgctttgatgccaattgaaattctagcACTTTACAATAGATGTCAAGACTGATTTCATAATATCAAAACATGATGTTAAGACAAATATTAAGATATCATCTATCTGGCAGAACAATTTTACCAACCTATAAATTATGTAGAGTTAAGATGCAAAAGGTAAAAAACTCAGTCAATTATTAACCCAGATTGATTCAACATCACCTACTCTGGGGGTATCCAAGCTAGGAAGGAATTTCCCtatgatagtattagttcaaagctaaacaaccCTAGTTTATATCTTATCGCCTAATCAGTACCCTGTGTAACTTTTACCTAGGACTTCCCTTGATATGAGATCCCCCTCTCACTTATAATCACCTCAGTGACAAATAACAAAAGACAAAAAATAGAAGAACATACTTCCGATTACACACAATGCACTATTTGCTTAAAAGATCATGAGTGATTGACAATAAACAAATAATCAACCTCAATGCATCAAGAGATACATGAATGACATACACAAAACACAACACAAGAAAAATGACTCTCAAAACCTATGACTCTaaatttccctttttcttttacaaAGTTTTGAAGAGATGAAATTGCATTAGGATTAGGTCTTCCTTTATATAATCCTCAGCTGTCCATAGGCTTCGACTACTTTACCCAAATATTTCTTGATCCACAAGCTAAGGGTTGCACCAATTATGCagaaaatctttttgaatctTGGATCAAAACatcacaagtttcctaaattgtctcaaaatccaattttagaaacttatGCA
The Vicia villosa cultivar HV-30 ecotype Madison, WI linkage group LG6, Vvil1.0, whole genome shotgun sequence genome window above contains:
- the LOC131609891 gene encoding NAC transcription factor 47-like, whose amino-acid sequence is MATPQSNLPPGFRFHPTDAELILHYLRKKIASIPLPVSIIAEVDIYKLDPWELPAKALFGEKEWYFFSPRDRKYPNGARPNRAAASGYWKATGTDKTIVASLPCGGRSQENIIGVKKALVFYKGKPPKGIKTNWIMHEYRLVDNNKPIKLKDSSMRLDDWVLCRIYKKSKCALSPTESETMIGEVEHPEEAQFKETLFPITKNTPSPHQNTLMSQKSVSFSNLLDAMDYSMLSSFLSENHSNPSEIGSSSNFNTENFNQQQQSSQNNNYMSQNKNPLKHHLSNIDEDNMSLYPSKKYLSSSCNFSNINTQYESYLMKQSLMNQQLVLGPHHQYQG